One window of Klebsiella quasivariicola genomic DNA carries:
- a CDS encoding MFS transporter, with amino-acid sequence MTKTTIDIQAFINEHPFTRYQWMILALCFITVAMDGFDTAIIGFIASDLVQEWGVEKSALGPVMSAALVGLAVGALTAGPLADRIGRKKVLIMSIVVFGGFSLLTAFATSLNQLTLLRFLTGLGLGAAMPNAATLMSEYAPERRRALLVNLMFVGFPMGSSLGGFLSAWMIPHYGWQSVLVLGGVMPLLLAVALIFLLPESARYLVVKQQPAQRIAAILRRIAPLPETVEFELREAGQVKEKSAIGVIFSPRYAVGTVMLCLTYFMGLLIFYLLTSWLPLLIRETGASMSQASIITALFPLGGGIGVLILGALMDKINPNKVVAVGWLLTGVCVCLVGFSTSSLVLMGVMVFIAGSIMNGAQSSMPALAAGFYPTQGRATGVAWMLGIGRFGGILGAFSGAFLMQAQLSFETIFTLLAIPAFLSAIALLIKYRVSKSAPATKDDTRGLQKA; translated from the coding sequence ATGACTAAGACAACCATCGACATTCAGGCCTTTATCAACGAGCACCCCTTCACCCGCTACCAGTGGATGATCCTCGCGCTCTGTTTTATCACCGTCGCGATGGACGGGTTCGACACCGCAATCATCGGGTTCATCGCCTCCGATCTGGTCCAGGAATGGGGCGTGGAAAAATCAGCCCTCGGCCCGGTGATGAGCGCCGCGCTGGTAGGCCTGGCGGTCGGTGCTTTAACCGCGGGACCGCTGGCCGACCGCATCGGGCGCAAAAAAGTGCTGATTATGTCGATCGTAGTGTTCGGTGGCTTCAGCCTGCTCACCGCCTTTGCCACCAGCCTTAACCAGCTGACGCTACTGCGCTTCCTGACCGGACTGGGGCTCGGCGCAGCGATGCCGAATGCTGCGACGCTGATGAGCGAATATGCGCCGGAGCGGCGTCGGGCGCTGCTGGTGAACCTGATGTTCGTTGGCTTTCCGATGGGGTCATCGCTGGGCGGCTTTTTATCCGCCTGGATGATCCCACATTATGGCTGGCAGAGCGTGCTGGTGCTGGGCGGCGTGATGCCCCTCCTGCTGGCGGTGGCATTAATTTTCCTGCTGCCGGAATCCGCCCGCTATCTGGTAGTGAAGCAGCAGCCGGCGCAGCGCATTGCCGCGATCCTGCGTCGTATCGCACCGTTGCCGGAGACGGTGGAATTTGAACTGCGCGAAGCCGGCCAGGTAAAAGAGAAGTCCGCTATCGGCGTCATTTTCTCCCCTCGCTACGCCGTGGGAACCGTGATGCTGTGCCTGACCTACTTTATGGGCCTGTTGATTTTCTACCTCCTGACCAGCTGGCTGCCGCTGCTGATCCGCGAAACCGGCGCCTCGATGAGCCAGGCCTCCATTATCACCGCCCTGTTCCCGCTGGGCGGCGGAATTGGCGTGCTGATCCTCGGCGCGCTGATGGACAAGATCAACCCCAATAAGGTGGTGGCCGTTGGCTGGCTGCTGACCGGCGTTTGCGTCTGCCTGGTGGGTTTCTCCACCAGCAGCCTGGTGCTGATGGGGGTGATGGTGTTTATCGCCGGTAGTATTATGAATGGCGCGCAGTCGTCGATGCCCGCGCTGGCGGCAGGCTTCTACCCGACGCAGGGGCGCGCCACCGGTGTCGCCTGGATGCTGGGTATTGGCCGCTTCGGCGGCATCCTCGGCGCGTTCAGCGGCGCCTTCCTGATGCAGGCCCAGCTCTCGTTTGAGACTATTTTCACCCTGCTGGCCATCCCGGCGTTCCTGTCTGCCATCGCGCTGCTGATTAAATACCGGGTCAGTAAATCCGCGCCGGCGACGAAAGACGACACGAGAGGTCTGCAGAAGGCCTGA
- a CDS encoding DUF3053 domain-containing protein yields MATGKSCSRWFAAMAALLMVVSLSGCFDKEGDQRKAFIDFLQNTAMRSGERLPTLTADQKKQFGPFVSDYAVIYGYSQQVSQAMDAGLRPVVDSVNAIRVPQDYMTQREPLRQANGALGVLSQQLQNAKMQADAAHGALKQADDLKPVFDQVYAKVVTAPADALQPLIPAAQIFTQQLVQVGDFVAQQGTQVSFVANGIQFPTSQQASQYNALIGPLAAQHQAFNQAWTAAVNATR; encoded by the coding sequence ATGGCGACAGGAAAGTCCTGCTCTCGCTGGTTTGCGGCTATGGCGGCCTTATTGATGGTGGTTAGCCTGAGTGGGTGTTTTGATAAAGAGGGCGATCAGCGCAAAGCGTTTATCGACTTCCTGCAGAATACGGCGATGCGTAGCGGCGAACGTCTGCCGACGCTGACCGCCGATCAGAAAAAACAGTTTGGGCCGTTTGTTTCTGACTACGCGGTGATTTACGGTTACTCGCAGCAGGTGAGCCAGGCGATGGACGCCGGTCTGCGCCCGGTAGTGGACAGCGTCAATGCGATCCGCGTCCCGCAGGACTATATGACCCAGCGCGAGCCGCTGCGTCAGGCGAACGGCGCGCTGGGCGTGCTCAGCCAGCAGCTGCAGAATGCGAAAATGCAGGCCGATGCCGCGCATGGCGCGCTGAAGCAGGCTGACGATCTCAAGCCGGTCTTCGATCAGGTGTACGCCAAGGTGGTGACGGCGCCAGCCGACGCGCTGCAGCCGCTGATCCCGGCCGCGCAGATCTTTACCCAGCAGCTGGTTCAGGTGGGGGACTTTGTCGCTCAGCAGGGGACGCAGGTGAGCTTTGTCGCCAACGGCATTCAGTTCCCGACCTCCCAGCAGGCCAGTCAGTACAATGCGCTGATTGGGCCGCTGGCGGCGCAGCATCAGGCGTTTAATCAGGCATGGACGGCAGCGGTCAACGCCACCCGTTAA
- the ghrB gene encoding glyoxylate/hydroxypyruvate reductase GhrB, which produces MKPSVILYKTLPDDLLQRLEEHFSVTQVKNLRPETVSQHAEAFAQAEGLLGSSEKVDAALLEKMPKLRATSTVSVGYDNFDVEALNARRVLLMHTPTVLTETVADTVMALVLSTARRVVEVAERVKAGEWTKSIGPDWFGTDVHHKTLGIVGMGRIGMALAQRAHFGFGMPILYNARRQHPQAEERFNARYCDLDTLLQEADFVCLILPLSEETHHLFGQAQFAKMKSSAIFINAGRGPVVDEQALIAALQAGEIHAAGLDVFEHEPLAKDSPLLSLSNVVALPHIGSATHETRYNMAACAVDNLIDALNGNVEKNCVNPQVK; this is translated from the coding sequence ATGAAGCCGTCTGTCATTCTCTATAAAACACTTCCCGACGACCTGCTACAGCGTCTGGAGGAGCACTTTTCCGTCACTCAGGTGAAAAACCTGCGGCCGGAAACCGTTTCGCAGCACGCAGAGGCCTTTGCCCAGGCTGAAGGCCTCCTGGGCTCCAGTGAAAAGGTTGACGCCGCGCTGCTGGAGAAAATGCCGAAGCTGCGTGCGACCTCCACGGTTTCAGTTGGCTATGACAATTTCGACGTCGAGGCGCTGAACGCCCGCCGGGTGCTGCTGATGCATACCCCGACCGTACTGACCGAGACCGTCGCCGATACGGTTATGGCGTTGGTGCTGAGCACCGCCCGCCGGGTGGTTGAGGTCGCTGAACGCGTGAAAGCGGGTGAATGGACGAAGAGCATTGGCCCGGACTGGTTCGGTACCGACGTGCACCATAAAACCTTAGGTATCGTCGGCATGGGCCGTATCGGTATGGCGCTGGCGCAGCGCGCCCACTTCGGGTTCGGCATGCCGATCCTGTATAACGCGCGCCGCCAGCATCCGCAGGCGGAAGAGCGCTTCAACGCCCGCTATTGCGATCTCGATACCCTGCTGCAGGAAGCCGATTTCGTCTGCCTGATCCTGCCTCTGAGCGAAGAGACGCACCATCTGTTCGGTCAGGCGCAGTTTGCCAAAATGAAATCCTCCGCCATCTTCATCAACGCCGGGCGCGGCCCGGTGGTGGATGAACAGGCGCTGATCGCCGCCCTGCAGGCCGGGGAAATTCACGCTGCCGGTCTCGATGTGTTCGAGCACGAACCGCTGGCCAAGGACTCTCCGCTGCTGAGCCTGTCAAACGTTGTCGCGCTGCCGCATATCGGCTCCGCCACCCATGAGACGCGCTACAACATGGCGGCCTGCGCGGTGGACAACCTGATCGATGCCCTGAACGGTAACGTTGAGAAAAACTGCGTCAATCCGCAGGTTAAGTAA
- a CDS encoding MFS transporter translates to MNNSTNATKRWWYIMPIVFITYSLAYLDRANFSFASAAGITEDLGITKGISSLLGALFFLGYFFFQIPGAIYAERRSVRKLIFICLILWGGCASLTGIVHNIPALAAIRFILGVVEAAVMPAMLIYISNWFTKSERSRANTFLILGNPVTVLWMSVVSGYLIQAFGWREMFIFEGIPAVIWAFCWWVLVKDKPSQVGWLAESEKAALQEQLDREQQGIKAVRNYGEAFRSRNVILLCAQYFAWSIGVYGFVLWLPSIIRSGGENMGMVEVGWLSSVPYLAATIAMIVVSWASDKLQNRKLFVWPLLLIGGLAFIGSWAVGANHFWVSYTLLVVAGAAMYAPYGPFFAIIPEMLPRNVAGGAMALINSMGALGSFFGSWFVGYLNGATGSPAASYIFMGVALFASVWLTLIVKPANNQNLPLGAHHA, encoded by the coding sequence ATGAATAATTCAACAAATGCAACGAAACGCTGGTGGTACATCATGCCAATCGTGTTTATCACGTACAGCCTGGCGTACCTCGACCGTGCCAATTTCAGCTTCGCCTCCGCGGCTGGCATTACCGAAGATCTGGGGATCACCAAGGGGATCTCTTCCCTGCTGGGGGCCCTGTTTTTCCTCGGCTACTTCTTCTTCCAGATCCCCGGCGCTATCTATGCAGAGCGCCGCAGCGTTCGCAAACTGATCTTTATCTGCCTGATCCTGTGGGGCGGTTGCGCCTCGCTGACCGGTATTGTGCATAATATTCCGGCGCTGGCGGCGATTCGCTTTATCCTCGGCGTCGTCGAAGCCGCGGTGATGCCGGCGATGCTTATCTATATCAGCAACTGGTTCACTAAATCAGAGCGTTCTCGCGCTAACACCTTCCTGATCCTCGGTAACCCGGTGACGGTCCTGTGGATGTCGGTGGTCTCCGGCTATCTGATTCAGGCTTTTGGCTGGCGGGAAATGTTCATCTTCGAAGGCATCCCGGCGGTGATCTGGGCCTTCTGCTGGTGGGTGCTGGTAAAAGACAAACCATCACAGGTGGGCTGGCTGGCAGAGAGTGAAAAAGCCGCGCTGCAGGAACAACTGGATCGTGAACAGCAGGGCATCAAAGCGGTGCGTAACTATGGCGAGGCCTTCCGCTCCCGCAACGTGATCCTGCTCTGTGCCCAGTACTTTGCCTGGAGTATCGGCGTATACGGCTTTGTACTGTGGCTGCCGTCGATTATCCGCAGCGGCGGTGAGAATATGGGGATGGTGGAAGTGGGCTGGCTCTCTTCCGTCCCGTACCTGGCGGCCACTATCGCCATGATCGTGGTTTCCTGGGCCTCCGATAAGCTGCAGAACCGCAAACTGTTCGTCTGGCCGCTGCTGCTGATTGGCGGACTGGCCTTCATCGGCTCCTGGGCGGTCGGCGCCAACCACTTCTGGGTCTCTTACACCCTGCTGGTGGTGGCCGGTGCGGCAATGTATGCCCCTTACGGCCCCTTCTTCGCCATTATTCCGGAAATGCTGCCGCGCAACGTCGCCGGTGGGGCCATGGCGCTGATCAACAGTATGGGCGCCCTGGGCTCCTTCTTCGGCTCGTGGTTTGTCGGCTACCTGAACGGTGCCACCGGCAGCCCCGCAGCTTCCTATATTTTCATGGGGGTGGCGCTTTTCGCCTCAGTATGGCTGACTTTGATTGTTAAGCCTGCTAATAATCAAAACCTTCCACTTGGCGCTCATCACGCCTGA
- a CDS encoding sugar kinase produces MENLDVITIGEAMAMFVATETGDLAEVEHFMKRVAGAELNVATGLARLGLKVGWVSRVGNDSFGRFVLNALAKEGIDSHAVAIDNRFATGFQMKSKVENGTDPIVEYFRKGSAASHLSPDDFRADYFTSARHLHLSGVAAALSESSYALLEHAAKVMKAEGKTLSFDPNLRPVLWKSEAEMVEKLNRLAFQADWVLPGLKEGVILTGQQTPDGIADFYLSRGVKAVVIKTGCDGAWFKSASGEQGTVDAIKVDNVVDTVGAGDGFAVGVISALLEGKTLLQAVNRGNKIGSLAIQVQGDSEGLPTRDALGE; encoded by the coding sequence GTGGAAAATTTAGATGTCATCACCATCGGCGAAGCCATGGCCATGTTTGTCGCCACCGAGACCGGCGACCTGGCCGAGGTGGAGCATTTCATGAAACGCGTCGCCGGGGCCGAGCTAAACGTCGCCACCGGCCTCGCCCGTCTGGGTCTGAAGGTCGGCTGGGTGAGCCGCGTCGGCAACGACAGTTTTGGTCGCTTTGTGCTCAATGCGCTGGCGAAAGAGGGGATCGATAGCCACGCTGTCGCCATCGACAACCGCTTCGCTACCGGTTTCCAGATGAAATCGAAAGTCGAAAATGGAACCGATCCCATTGTGGAGTATTTCCGCAAAGGCTCTGCCGCCAGCCATCTGTCGCCGGATGATTTTCGCGCCGACTACTTCACCAGCGCCCGCCATCTGCACCTGAGCGGCGTGGCCGCCGCGCTCTCTGAAAGCTCATATGCGCTGCTCGAGCATGCGGCGAAGGTAATGAAAGCCGAGGGAAAAACCCTCTCTTTCGACCCCAATCTGCGCCCGGTGCTGTGGAAAAGCGAAGCCGAGATGGTGGAGAAACTCAACCGTCTCGCCTTCCAGGCTGACTGGGTTTTGCCAGGCTTAAAAGAGGGCGTGATTCTTACCGGCCAGCAGACTCCGGATGGGATTGCCGATTTCTATCTCTCCCGTGGCGTCAAAGCGGTGGTCATTAAAACGGGTTGCGACGGCGCCTGGTTCAAGAGCGCCAGCGGCGAACAGGGAACGGTTGATGCGATTAAAGTCGATAACGTCGTCGATACCGTCGGCGCCGGCGACGGCTTTGCCGTCGGGGTGATTAGCGCCCTGCTGGAAGGCAAAACCCTGCTTCAGGCGGTGAACCGCGGCAATAAAATCGGTTCGCTGGCGATTCAGGTCCAGGGCGACAGCGAGGGGCTGCCCACTCGCGACGCGCTGGGCGAGTAA
- a CDS encoding sugar phosphate isomerase/epimerase family protein codes for MARKIIVVTAAYGNDHVKSLGGQAAVLPFIADAGADGVEIRRELFSAHELNALPALAAAIEHHGLLACYSAPQALFTDNGELNPDLPALLAEAQTLNALWLKLSLGHFLHNQQLDTLRDILSDSGMALVVENDQTDCGQLAPMQRFKAACRVHQLPVTLTFDMGNWLWVGDSPEEAARHLAPAVSYIHVKAAEPHHEKFRAVPPDQASARWLALLDNLPADAPRGIEFPLTGHDLTAVTRRYVNLLRED; via the coding sequence ATGGCCAGAAAAATTATTGTCGTTACCGCTGCGTATGGTAACGACCATGTTAAATCCTTAGGCGGGCAGGCCGCCGTCCTGCCGTTTATCGCCGACGCTGGCGCGGACGGCGTCGAAATCCGCCGCGAACTGTTCAGCGCGCACGAGCTCAACGCCCTGCCAGCGCTGGCAGCCGCCATTGAGCACCATGGCCTGCTGGCCTGTTACTCCGCGCCGCAGGCGCTGTTCACTGACAACGGCGAGCTCAACCCGGATCTCCCGGCGCTGCTCGCGGAAGCACAGACCCTGAATGCCCTGTGGCTGAAACTCTCTCTTGGCCATTTCCTCCACAATCAACAATTGGACACCCTGCGCGATATTCTCAGCGACAGCGGCATGGCGCTGGTGGTGGAAAATGACCAGACCGACTGCGGCCAGCTGGCGCCGATGCAGCGCTTCAAAGCCGCCTGCCGGGTCCATCAGCTGCCGGTCACCCTCACCTTTGATATGGGCAACTGGCTGTGGGTCGGCGACTCGCCGGAAGAGGCGGCCCGCCATCTTGCGCCAGCGGTCAGCTATATTCATGTTAAAGCGGCGGAGCCTCATCATGAGAAATTCCGCGCAGTACCGCCGGATCAGGCCTCTGCCCGCTGGCTGGCCCTGCTCGATAATCTTCCCGCCGACGCGCCGCGCGGAATCGAGTTTCCGCTCACTGGCCATGACCTGACGGCCGTGACCCGCCGCTACGTCAACCTGTTACGTGAGGATTAA
- a CDS encoding LacI family DNA-binding transcriptional regulator, producing the protein MAKAARATISDVAKAAKTGKTSISRYLNGEKHLLSDDLLSRIEKAIAELDYRPSLMARGLKHGRTRLIGLIIADITNPYSVNVMSGIEAACREKGFTLLVCNTNNELDQELHYLDLLRSYQVEGIVVNAVGMREDGLNRLQQSALPMVLIDRKIPDFACDVVGLDNAQAATTATEHLVEKGFEAILFLSEPLGSVNTRRERLSAFRATLARHHGVVAENAEVQLNDGAMLDNVLRQFHARHRGMRKAVISANGALTLQVARALKRVGLIWGSDIGLLGFDELEWAELAGVGITTLKQPTWQIGYAAVEQVIRRIAGTNDPICERVFSGELIVRGSTSR; encoded by the coding sequence ATGGCGAAAGCGGCGCGTGCAACTATCAGCGATGTGGCGAAAGCCGCAAAGACCGGCAAAACCAGCATTTCACGTTATCTTAACGGCGAAAAGCATCTGCTTTCCGACGACCTGTTATCTCGTATTGAAAAAGCCATTGCCGAACTCGACTATCGCCCCAGCCTGATGGCCCGCGGCCTCAAGCACGGCCGAACCCGCCTTATCGGCCTGATCATCGCCGATATCACCAATCCCTACTCGGTCAATGTGATGAGCGGCATTGAAGCGGCCTGTCGGGAAAAAGGTTTCACCCTGCTGGTGTGTAATACGAATAATGAGCTGGATCAGGAGCTGCACTACCTCGACCTGCTGCGCAGCTACCAGGTGGAGGGCATCGTGGTCAACGCGGTCGGCATGCGTGAGGATGGCCTGAACCGCCTGCAGCAGTCGGCCCTGCCGATGGTGCTGATTGACCGTAAAATTCCCGATTTCGCCTGCGATGTGGTCGGGCTTGATAACGCCCAGGCGGCCACCACTGCCACCGAACACCTGGTGGAAAAAGGGTTTGAGGCCATCCTGTTTCTCAGCGAACCGTTGGGCTCGGTGAATACCCGCCGCGAGCGCCTGAGCGCCTTCCGCGCCACGCTCGCCCGCCATCACGGCGTGGTGGCCGAAAACGCCGAGGTGCAGCTCAACGACGGCGCGATGCTGGATAATGTCCTGCGCCAGTTCCATGCCCGCCACCGCGGGATGCGCAAAGCGGTCATCTCCGCCAACGGCGCGCTGACGCTGCAGGTGGCCCGCGCCCTGAAGCGCGTCGGCCTGATCTGGGGCAGCGATATCGGCCTGCTGGGCTTCGACGAACTGGAGTGGGCCGAGCTGGCGGGCGTCGGTATCACTACTCTCAAACAACCAACATGGCAGATCGGCTACGCGGCGGTGGAACAGGTGATTCGGCGCATTGCGGGCACGAACGATCCAATCTGCGAGCGGGTCTTCTCCGGAGAACTTATCGTCCGCGGCTCAACTTCCCGTTAA
- a CDS encoding OmpA family lipoprotein, whose amino-acid sequence MKKRVLMIAALVSGTLAISGCTTNPYTGEREAGKSGIGAGIGSLVGAGIGALSSSKHDRGKGALIGAAAGAAVGGGIGYYMDVQEAKLREKMQGTGVSVTRNGDNIVLNMPNNVTFDSNSANLKPAGANTLTGVAMVLKEYEKTAVNVVGYTDSTGSKDLNMRLSQQRADSVASALITQGVAANRIRTTGMGPANPIASNSTAEGKAQNRRVEITLSPLQ is encoded by the coding sequence ATGAAAAAACGCGTACTTATGATTGCGGCGCTGGTCAGCGGCACCCTGGCGATTTCTGGCTGCACCACCAACCCCTATACCGGTGAGCGTGAAGCGGGGAAATCCGGTATTGGCGCAGGCATTGGCTCTTTAGTGGGCGCAGGCATTGGCGCGCTTTCCTCTTCCAAACACGATCGCGGCAAAGGCGCGCTGATCGGTGCGGCGGCCGGGGCGGCCGTCGGCGGCGGCATCGGTTACTACATGGACGTGCAGGAAGCGAAACTGCGGGAAAAAATGCAGGGAACCGGCGTCAGCGTGACGCGAAATGGCGACAATATCGTGCTGAACATGCCGAATAACGTCACCTTTGACAGCAACAGCGCCAACCTGAAACCGGCCGGCGCCAACACCCTGACCGGCGTGGCCATGGTGCTGAAAGAGTATGAGAAAACCGCCGTTAACGTGGTCGGCTACACCGACAGCACCGGCAGCAAGGATCTGAATATGCGCCTGTCGCAGCAGCGTGCGGACAGCGTCGCCAGCGCCCTGATCACCCAGGGCGTGGCCGCCAACCGCATTCGCACCACCGGCATGGGGCCGGCGAACCCGATCGCCAGCAACAGCACGGCGGAAGGCAAAGCGCAGAACCGTCGCGTGGAAATCACCCTCAGCCCGCTACAGTAA